A portion of the Mesobacillus sp. AQ2 genome contains these proteins:
- a CDS encoding nucleotide sugar dehydrogenase, whose product MNEQVQLSQIGQELLEKITNRTATIGVVGLGYVGLPLAVEKAKAGYQVIGFDVQQKRADMVNQGINYIGDVVDEELKEIVQEKKLFATIDYSKIQEVDAVAICVPTPLDTYQQPDTSYVESSGKEIAKYLHKGMLIVLESTTYPGTTEEVLKPILESSGLKCGEDFFLAYSPERVDPGNKHYNTKNTPKVVGGITPACTVIASEMYKSVLEGDVHQVSSPAVAEMEKILENTFRHINIALANEMAILCNKMGIDVWEVIDAAATKPYGFMPFYPGPGLGGHCIPIDPFYLTWKAREYNYHTRLIELAGEINNGMPEFVVNKAMYALNGEGKALRGSKIAILGVAYKKDIDDVRESPVLPIVETLRDEGAELMVCDPHVKSFRSCDIFVETVELSQQVLEEADLVVITTDHTAFDYEMIGKYSKVLFDTRNAMKNYQKPEKYVKL is encoded by the coding sequence ATGAACGAACAAGTACAATTAAGCCAAATCGGCCAGGAACTTCTTGAAAAGATTACGAACAGAACCGCTACCATTGGTGTAGTCGGACTTGGTTATGTGGGACTTCCACTTGCAGTAGAAAAAGCGAAGGCTGGATACCAGGTAATCGGCTTTGATGTACAGCAAAAGAGAGCTGATATGGTTAATCAGGGAATTAACTATATTGGGGATGTAGTCGACGAGGAATTGAAAGAGATTGTCCAGGAAAAAAAATTGTTTGCTACAATTGATTACTCGAAAATCCAGGAAGTTGATGCAGTAGCCATCTGTGTCCCAACTCCGCTTGATACTTATCAGCAGCCGGATACTTCCTATGTTGAGAGCTCTGGTAAGGAAATTGCAAAATATCTGCATAAGGGCATGCTGATTGTTCTGGAAAGTACAACCTATCCAGGAACAACAGAAGAAGTATTAAAGCCAATTCTTGAAAGCAGCGGCTTAAAGTGCGGAGAAGATTTCTTCCTTGCTTACTCACCTGAACGTGTTGACCCGGGTAACAAGCACTATAATACGAAAAATACTCCAAAGGTTGTTGGCGGGATCACACCTGCTTGTACTGTAATCGCTTCTGAAATGTACAAGAGTGTTCTTGAAGGGGATGTGCACCAGGTCTCCAGCCCGGCAGTTGCTGAAATGGAGAAGATTCTTGAAAATACATTCCGTCATATCAATATTGCATTAGCTAATGAAATGGCGATTCTATGCAATAAGATGGGCATCGATGTTTGGGAAGTAATTGATGCGGCTGCTACAAAGCCATATGGTTTCATGCCGTTCTATCCTGGACCTGGATTAGGAGGCCATTGCATTCCTATCGACCCATTCTACCTCACTTGGAAAGCAAGGGAATATAACTATCATACCCGTCTGATCGAGCTTGCCGGCGAAATCAACAATGGCATGCCTGAATTTGTTGTGAATAAGGCAATGTATGCACTTAATGGCGAAGGAAAGGCATTAAGAGGATCAAAAATTGCCATTCTTGGTGTTGCTTACAAGAAGGATATCGATGATGTTCGTGAATCTCCAGTTCTTCCAATCGTTGAAACTTTAAGGGATGAAGGGGCAGAACTGATGGTATGCGATCCGCATGTTAAATCATTCCGTTCATGTGACATTTTTGTAGAAACAGTCGAGTTATCTCAACAGGTTCTTGAAGAAGCGGATCTTGTGGTCATCACTACAGATCACACTGCATTTGATTACGAGATGATCGGCAAATACAGTAAAGTACTGTTCGATACAAGAAACGCAATGAAAAATTATCAAAAACCAGAAAAATACGTTAAGCTATAA